A region of Reichenbachiella carrageenanivorans DNA encodes the following proteins:
- a CDS encoding RNA polymerase sigma factor produces MTDQELIEKLKGEESRNYGFSLLVREYQQRIYWHIRKMVIDHDDADDLVQDVFVKIWNNIHKFREDSSLYTWIYRIATNECLTFLKKKKNKFFIPIHDVAGELAGKLEESPHVSGDEIQLKLQKALLKLPNKQRLVFNMKYFDEMKFTEIATITDTSVGALKASYHLAVKKIEQHINLG; encoded by the coding sequence TTGACAGATCAAGAGCTAATAGAAAAATTGAAAGGTGAAGAAAGTCGAAACTACGGCTTCAGTTTGTTGGTACGCGAGTATCAGCAACGTATCTATTGGCACATTCGAAAAATGGTGATTGATCATGATGATGCGGATGATTTAGTTCAGGATGTATTTGTGAAAATCTGGAACAACATCCATAAGTTTAGAGAGGATTCGAGTCTCTATACTTGGATCTATCGCATCGCGACAAATGAATGTCTAACCTTCTTAAAGAAAAAGAAAAACAAATTCTTTATACCCATACACGATGTAGCAGGAGAGCTAGCAGGCAAACTGGAAGAAAGCCCGCATGTCTCAGGAGACGAAATTCAATTGAAATTGCAAAAAGCATTATTGAAATTACCCAATAAACAAAGACTGGTATTCAACATGAAGTATTTCGACGAGATGAAATTTACAGAAATAGCCACCATCACCGATACGAGTGTGGGTGCACTAAAGGCGAGTTATCATCTAGCAGTAAAGAAAATAGAACAACACATAAATTTAGGTTAA
- a CDS encoding SusD/RagB family nutrient-binding outer membrane lipoprotein: MKLKILSSVLALTLVFSACSDWEEINTDPNNPLAEDVDPGLKVGSVFKEACLTAHLHQRIQNLYVDMFAQYYTGTGFATYTNNSVDGWTGDYWNEHYKWFNSLSNLVDQYEDSDSYTNAVAVIRIWRVWVTHRATDLMGDIPYSNVAEGVYDSEETIYKDMLNELEEAVASIDPDKAMFSDAIYQGDLTKWTLFANSLRLRLAMRISGVEPALAKQHAEAAVVGGVLETQANMPTMYANTAIWGEGYSYNYYFWWGSGNGVGMTSTFYDLTAGIGGLAFNTADVGAAVATYPAVVDPRATIIFGSSDQNADVGEGFEGVWSGIDAGLAPSALTAPENFVQNNSRMNTTLRGEFNGDNARSWTIMPIAEVWFLRAEGALNGWNMGKTAQEAYESGVAASFEYWGLSSSSTYLASNEVNQMGVSAAWGDGNGTDLEKVIAQKFIGGYPDNGWEAWADLRRLELPAVDFGLQSNTNVPAGKVIQRVKYPSSQAVLNEANYAQVADKDVEGTKHWWAK; the protein is encoded by the coding sequence ATGAAACTAAAAATATTATCAAGTGTACTTGCATTGACCCTAGTGTTCAGTGCGTGTTCAGATTGGGAAGAAATAAATACGGATCCTAACAATCCTCTCGCAGAAGATGTAGATCCAGGACTGAAAGTGGGTAGTGTGTTCAAAGAGGCTTGTCTCACAGCTCACCTGCACCAAAGGATACAGAACCTATATGTAGACATGTTTGCACAATACTATACAGGTACTGGTTTTGCTACTTATACCAACAATTCTGTAGATGGCTGGACAGGCGATTACTGGAATGAGCATTACAAGTGGTTCAATTCGTTGAGCAATCTTGTAGATCAATACGAGGACTCGGATAGCTATACCAATGCCGTAGCCGTGATCCGTATCTGGAGAGTGTGGGTGACACATCGTGCTACTGACTTGATGGGAGATATTCCTTATTCTAATGTAGCAGAAGGAGTGTATGACTCAGAAGAAACGATCTATAAAGACATGCTTAATGAATTGGAAGAAGCTGTGGCCAGTATCGATCCAGACAAAGCCATGTTTAGTGATGCCATCTATCAGGGAGATTTGACCAAGTGGACTTTGTTTGCCAACTCTCTAAGACTGAGATTGGCAATGAGAATCTCTGGAGTAGAACCTGCATTGGCTAAACAGCACGCAGAAGCAGCAGTAGTTGGTGGTGTGCTAGAGACACAAGCCAATATGCCCACTATGTATGCCAACACGGCTATCTGGGGCGAAGGCTATAGTTACAACTATTATTTCTGGTGGGGATCAGGCAATGGAGTAGGTATGACAAGTACATTCTATGACCTGACAGCTGGAATTGGTGGCCTAGCGTTCAATACGGCAGATGTAGGAGCAGCTGTAGCTACTTACCCTGCTGTAGTAGATCCACGAGCTACTATTATCTTTGGTTCGTCTGATCAAAATGCAGACGTAGGCGAAGGGTTTGAAGGTGTTTGGTCTGGAATTGATGCAGGTCTTGCTCCATCAGCATTGACTGCACCAGAGAATTTTGTACAAAACAACTCTAGAATGAATACAACATTGAGAGGTGAGTTCAATGGCGACAATGCTAGAAGCTGGACCATCATGCCAATTGCTGAAGTATGGTTCTTGAGAGCCGAAGGAGCTTTGAATGGTTGGAATATGGGCAAGACGGCTCAAGAAGCTTACGAAAGCGGTGTAGCTGCTTCGTTTGAATACTGGGGACTAAGCTCATCGAGCACTTACCTTGCTTCAAACGAAGTCAACCAAATGGGCGTATCAGCTGCTTGGGGCGATGGCAATGGTACTGATCTAGAAAAAGTAATTGCTCAAAAATTCATTGGTGGATATCCTGACAATGGATGGGAAGCATGGGCTGACTTGAGAAGATTGGAACTTCCAGCGGTAGACTTTGGTCTACAGTCAAACACTAACGTGCCTGCAGGTAAAGTGATCCAAAGAGTGAAATACCCATCATCACAAGCCGTACTAAACGAGGCTAATTATGCTCAGGTGGCCGACAAGGACGTAGAAGGTACCAAGCACTGGTGGGCCAAATAA
- a CDS encoding ROK family protein yields the protein MLELIVGIDIGGTSTKFGLVDTAGKVRIHSSIATDNPDINVYIKDLAKAIRNAADSLDEPVEFIGVGVGAPNGNYKKGTIEDAPNLPWSGTVPLSDLLNKEFGLPVQLTNDANAAAMGEMMFGGARGMDDFIVITLGTGLGSGFVANGQLIQGHDGHAGELGHIAYKIGGGRYCKCGKKGCLETYVSATGLKRTVYKLLADHHMDSELKRYSFDDLNTKMVADAAKNGDVVAQEAFEYTGKVLGAKLADAVGHTSPEAIFIMGGLAKAGDLIFKPTIKHFEKNLLHIYQGKIKVLPSELNSTHTPIIGAASLILKDIMTKKGLVI from the coding sequence ATGCTTGAATTAATAGTTGGAATAGACATAGGAGGAACTAGTACTAAATTTGGACTGGTAGACACAGCAGGAAAGGTTCGAATTCATAGCAGTATAGCTACAGACAACCCTGACATCAATGTTTATATCAAAGATTTGGCTAAAGCTATAAGAAATGCTGCCGATTCATTGGACGAGCCCGTAGAGTTTATTGGCGTGGGTGTAGGTGCTCCTAATGGCAATTACAAAAAAGGCACAATAGAGGATGCCCCTAACTTACCATGGTCTGGTACGGTGCCTTTATCAGATCTGCTTAATAAAGAATTTGGTCTGCCTGTACAGCTTACCAACGACGCCAACGCAGCGGCCATGGGTGAAATGATGTTTGGCGGAGCCAGAGGGATGGACGATTTTATTGTGATCACATTAGGGACAGGATTGGGCTCTGGTTTTGTGGCCAACGGGCAGTTGATCCAAGGGCATGATGGACATGCGGGCGAACTTGGGCATATCGCCTACAAAATAGGTGGTGGTAGATACTGTAAGTGTGGCAAGAAGGGATGCTTGGAAACGTACGTTTCGGCTACAGGTTTAAAAAGAACCGTCTATAAGTTGCTGGCAGATCATCACATGGATAGTGAGCTGAAACGCTACAGCTTCGATGATCTAAATACCAAAATGGTAGCTGATGCTGCTAAAAATGGTGATGTAGTCGCTCAGGAGGCCTTCGAGTATACAGGTAAGGTATTGGGAGCCAAGCTAGCTGATGCTGTGGGGCATACCAGTCCAGAGGCGATATTCATCATGGGAGGATTAGCGAAAGCAGGTGATTTGATATTCAAACCTACCATCAAGCATTTCGAAAAGAACTTGTTACACATTTATCAAGGTAAGATCAAGGTTTTGCCTTCAGAATTGAACAGCACGCATACGCCAATCATAGGAGCGGCCAGTTTGATACTGAAAGATATTATGACAAAAAAAGGCTTAGTGATTTGA
- a CDS encoding sensor histidine kinase, whose product MIKIRLTALSILFMICTILISINYYTLRTTSAVRAYISGESQYSKGQKDASNNLMLYLITNEEQYWSAFEKGLSIPIGDSLARIAMQTGDSIQQMQEGLLQGKNHEKDIDHMIWLFEKFQNISFMKEAISIWKEGDFHVGRLSDLGMKYRQVILTGKLTKSETINALKQISEVSDLLTTIERDFSTVLGKTARTINSWLFWVNVFFIVLLIGLAGRLGLRALKKLTTANALRNNLMNGSFESSIWYDKDSVISFWNPQAEKTFGWTKDEIIGQKLTDTIIPKELINQHQEGIKNYIRVGIPPLPNPRVETIALHKDGTVIPIELSILTLNENQDALFCAHIYDLRAKKELEDQNIKRASYLHTILNSTDNGILATNQAGEALEANEQFAHLWKINTAQLDIIRDFKTVAAFIYDQIENADETWTELIELHSSNDTHTCLVHCKDGRIFERHSVPMILDGKNVGRVWSFRNITEKKNAEDKYRELFENSLEGIYVADGEGSFTTVNPAMVKMFGYESREEFCKLVPGAGSLMVNQQDRMKIRELLQMTGEVNGIEHQVYKKNGDIIWVRSNIRVHFNGSNPIKYEGSLEDITDRKEAQNLLVQQIDELKKVNFELDRFVYSVSHDLRAPLLSIKGLVNISITEKPSPPLMKYLELITTSVDRLDKFIMDILDYSRNSRLEIQYQLIHFDTIIQETINNLSHIGGYQRLKFKNKIELNHPFKTDKRRISMILSNLISNAIKYQDYDKASEIMIEISESAAGLRIEVADNGIGIEPDQQCKIFDMFYRASDRSKGAGLGLYIIKEAVEKMNGSIELNSMLGKFTRFTITLPFIKTNNHLHKKIEA is encoded by the coding sequence ATGATAAAAATCAGACTTACCGCACTATCTATACTTTTCATGATTTGCACCATCCTGATCAGTATCAACTACTACACGCTTCGAACAACCTCAGCTGTACGTGCATACATTAGTGGGGAATCTCAATACTCCAAAGGACAAAAAGACGCATCCAACAACCTCATGCTCTATCTAATCACAAATGAAGAACAGTATTGGAGTGCATTTGAAAAAGGCCTAAGCATTCCCATCGGAGATAGTCTGGCACGCATAGCCATGCAAACAGGTGACTCAATCCAACAAATGCAAGAAGGGTTATTGCAGGGGAAAAATCATGAAAAGGATATTGATCACATGATTTGGTTGTTTGAAAAATTTCAAAACATTTCATTTATGAAAGAAGCCATCTCAATTTGGAAAGAAGGTGACTTTCATGTGGGACGCCTTTCTGATCTGGGTATGAAATACCGGCAGGTAATACTCACAGGTAAATTGACCAAGTCAGAAACCATCAATGCCCTAAAGCAGATTAGTGAAGTTTCGGATCTGTTGACAACAATAGAGAGGGATTTCAGTACCGTACTAGGAAAGACCGCTAGAACTATCAATTCTTGGCTTTTTTGGGTAAATGTCTTCTTCATTGTATTACTTATAGGTCTAGCAGGTCGCCTTGGCTTAAGGGCTCTAAAAAAACTAACTACCGCAAATGCCCTTCGTAATAATTTAATGAACGGCTCTTTCGAATCCTCGATTTGGTACGACAAAGACAGTGTGATCTCTTTCTGGAACCCACAAGCTGAAAAAACTTTTGGGTGGACTAAAGACGAAATAATTGGCCAAAAACTGACCGACACTATAATCCCTAAAGAACTTATAAATCAACACCAAGAAGGGATAAAAAACTATATCCGAGTAGGCATCCCTCCTCTTCCTAACCCAAGAGTAGAAACGATCGCACTACATAAAGACGGTACTGTCATTCCGATTGAACTTTCTATACTCACCTTAAATGAAAACCAAGATGCATTATTTTGTGCGCACATATATGATCTACGTGCAAAAAAAGAACTGGAAGATCAAAACATAAAGAGAGCATCATATCTACACACCATACTCAATAGCACAGACAACGGCATATTAGCAACTAACCAAGCAGGAGAAGCTTTAGAAGCTAACGAACAATTTGCTCACCTTTGGAAAATCAACACAGCTCAGCTGGATATTATCCGTGATTTCAAAACCGTTGCTGCTTTTATCTATGACCAAATAGAAAATGCAGATGAAACCTGGACCGAATTGATTGAATTGCATTCATCTAATGACACGCACACTTGCTTGGTGCATTGCAAAGATGGAAGAATATTCGAAAGGCATTCGGTGCCAATGATACTGGATGGAAAGAATGTAGGGCGTGTATGGTCGTTTAGGAATATTACAGAGAAAAAAAATGCAGAAGACAAATACCGCGAACTCTTCGAAAATTCTTTAGAAGGCATATATGTTGCTGACGGCGAGGGAAGTTTCACTACAGTAAACCCTGCTATGGTCAAAATGTTTGGCTATGAATCACGTGAGGAGTTCTGCAAACTTGTCCCTGGTGCTGGATCACTTATGGTGAATCAGCAGGATAGGATGAAAATAAGAGAGCTCCTTCAAATGACAGGTGAGGTCAACGGAATAGAGCATCAGGTTTACAAAAAAAATGGAGACATCATTTGGGTACGTTCAAATATAAGAGTGCACTTTAACGGTTCTAACCCAATCAAATATGAAGGATCCTTAGAGGACATTACCGATAGAAAAGAAGCTCAAAACCTACTCGTTCAACAAATAGACGAACTTAAAAAAGTTAATTTTGAGCTTGACAGGTTTGTCTATAGTGTTTCCCACGATTTACGCGCACCTCTACTTTCCATCAAAGGGTTAGTCAATATATCCATTACAGAAAAGCCTTCCCCTCCTTTGATGAAATACCTAGAATTAATAACAACTAGTGTAGATCGACTCGATAAATTTATCATGGACATATTGGATTACTCTAGAAACTCAAGACTAGAAATTCAATATCAATTGATCCATTTCGATACCATCATACAAGAAACTATAAATAACCTGAGTCACATCGGTGGCTATCAACGACTCAAATTCAAAAACAAAATAGAATTAAATCATCCATTCAAAACTGACAAAAGACGAATTAGTATGATTTTATCCAACTTGATTTCTAATGCCATCAAGTATCAAGACTATGATAAAGCATCAGAAATCATGATAGAAATCAGCGAATCAGCAGCTGGACTTCGCATAGAAGTAGCCGACAATGGTATAGGCATTGAACCTGACCAACAGTGCAAAATATTTGATATGTTCTACCGTGCCAGCGACCGGTCAAAAGGTGCTGGCTTGGGTCTTTACATTATTAAAGAAGCCGTAGAAAAAATGAACGGCAGTATTGAGCTCAACTCCATGCTAGGCAAATTCACTCGCTTTACGATTACCTTACCTTTTATCAAAACTAATAATCACCTGCATAAAAAGATCGAAGCATAA
- a CDS encoding CTP synthase, with translation MTSTKYIFVTGGVTSSLGKGIISASLGKLLQARGFSVTIQKLDPYINVDPGTLNPYEHGECYVTDDGAETDLDLGHYERFLNEPTSQANNVTTGRIYYNVIKKEREGEFLGKTVQVVPHITDEIKESIYRLGNTEKYDFVITEVGGCVGDIESLPFIEAMRQARFELGPTNAINIHLTLVPYLQAAGELKTKPTQHSVKQLLEAGVQPDILVCRSEHKLSSDLRKKIALFCNVPVNCVIEAQDADTIYDVPLLMRKEKLDERVLSRMKFSYKKEPGLEHWKTFLGKLKNPVSEVNITVVGKYVELQDAYKSISEAFVHAGADNECKVKVKWLSSESVTEDNAAKLLEGVDGLLVAPGFGERGIEGKIKAIRIAREQNIPFFGICLGMQCASIEFARNVLNLKDANSKEMVEKLKDPVIDIMEDQKNITEMGGTMRLGAYECQIQKGTKAYNVYGQTKIQERHRHRYEFNNAYLKDFEEHGMLASGRNPKTNLVEIIELKDHRWFVGVQFHPELKSTVLNPHPLFVKFVKAALSYKKDKSSENNN, from the coding sequence ATGACATCTACAAAATACATTTTCGTTACGGGCGGGGTCACCTCTTCTCTTGGTAAAGGAATCATATCAGCATCTTTAGGTAAGTTATTGCAAGCCAGAGGCTTCTCAGTGACCATTCAAAAATTAGACCCATACATCAATGTAGACCCGGGTACGCTCAACCCTTACGAACATGGCGAATGTTATGTCACTGACGATGGAGCCGAAACAGATCTTGACCTCGGACACTACGAAAGATTCCTAAACGAACCCACCTCTCAGGCCAATAACGTAACGACTGGTCGAATCTATTATAATGTAATCAAAAAAGAGCGTGAAGGGGAGTTTTTAGGCAAGACCGTACAGGTAGTTCCTCATATCACAGATGAAATCAAGGAAAGTATATACCGACTAGGCAATACCGAAAAATACGACTTCGTGATTACCGAAGTAGGAGGGTGTGTAGGTGATATCGAATCACTTCCATTTATCGAAGCCATGAGACAGGCTCGCTTCGAATTAGGGCCTACGAATGCGATCAATATTCATTTGACTTTAGTGCCTTATCTACAGGCAGCTGGCGAGTTGAAAACCAAACCGACTCAACACTCTGTAAAGCAATTGCTCGAAGCAGGTGTTCAACCTGATATATTAGTTTGTAGAAGTGAGCATAAGCTCAGTTCTGATCTAAGAAAGAAAATTGCATTGTTTTGCAACGTGCCCGTCAACTGTGTGATCGAAGCCCAAGATGCGGACACCATCTATGATGTGCCGCTATTGATGAGAAAAGAAAAACTCGATGAAAGGGTGCTTTCTCGCATGAAATTTTCCTATAAAAAGGAGCCAGGATTAGAGCATTGGAAAACCTTTTTGGGTAAACTGAAAAACCCTGTTTCGGAAGTCAACATTACCGTAGTAGGTAAATATGTAGAACTACAGGATGCCTATAAGTCTATTTCAGAGGCGTTTGTTCATGCTGGCGCAGATAATGAATGTAAGGTGAAAGTGAAGTGGCTTTCTTCAGAATCTGTAACAGAGGATAATGCCGCTAAACTACTCGAAGGCGTGGATGGATTGCTTGTAGCCCCTGGGTTTGGAGAAAGAGGTATAGAGGGTAAAATCAAGGCGATCCGAATTGCTCGTGAGCAAAACATTCCTTTCTTTGGAATTTGTCTAGGTATGCAATGTGCCAGTATAGAATTTGCTAGAAATGTATTAAATCTCAAAGATGCCAATTCGAAAGAAATGGTGGAAAAGCTGAAAGATCCAGTGATAGATATCATGGAAGATCAGAAAAACATCACTGAGATGGGAGGAACGATGAGATTGGGGGCTTACGAGTGTCAGATACAGAAAGGTACCAAAGCCTATAATGTATACGGGCAAACAAAGATTCAAGAAAGACATAGACACAGATATGAGTTTAATAATGCATATCTAAAAGACTTCGAAGAGCATGGTATGCTTGCCTCAGGCCGAAATCCTAAAACAAATTTGGTTGAGATTATCGAGCTGAAAGACCACAGATGGTTTGTAGGTGTTCAGTTTCACCCAGAACTAAAAAGTACGGTTCTCAACCCACATCCGCTTTTCGTTAAATTTGTAAAAGCAGCCTTGTCATATAAGAAAGATAAATCATCAGAAAACAATAATTAA
- a CDS encoding acyltransferase family protein gives MNKDRLLSLDVFRGLTIAAMILVNDPGSWSYVYAPLLHAQWHGCTPTDLIFPFFLFMVGMAVSLGTPKGGEARKQIAKKILKRSLYLILIGLFLNGFPYFELATLRIPGVLQRIGLVFLAIALMHHYVTTRNQIIIGALLLVGYWVLMTMVSVPGIGVANLAPDTNFAAWFDRIFLSGHMWKLSNTWDPEGLLSTVPAIGTGLLGVFTGKLLFGTADQTAGLTKVFVLANVLIAMALAWDLVFPINKSLWTSSFALYTGGVAMNFYAVMYWLLDIQKYRSCYTFPFEVFGSNAITAYALSGILATIFGLISIGEHSLQEWIYTGMVSIFGDFYFASLVYAFGFVVICYLPVLLLYKRNIFIKV, from the coding sequence TTGAATAAAGATAGACTTCTCAGCCTTGATGTCTTTAGAGGCCTCACTATTGCTGCCATGATATTGGTGAATGACCCTGGTTCGTGGTCGTATGTATATGCTCCGCTATTGCATGCACAGTGGCATGGCTGTACGCCTACAGATCTGATTTTTCCATTTTTTCTGTTTATGGTAGGCATGGCTGTTTCGCTAGGTACTCCCAAAGGAGGAGAAGCTAGAAAGCAAATCGCTAAGAAGATATTGAAGCGAAGTTTATATCTGATATTAATCGGCCTATTTCTCAATGGCTTTCCGTATTTCGAACTTGCTACTTTACGAATTCCTGGTGTGTTGCAGCGTATAGGCTTGGTGTTTTTGGCTATTGCACTTATGCATCATTATGTGACTACCCGAAACCAAATCATAATTGGAGCTTTATTGCTGGTGGGCTATTGGGTGCTCATGACGATGGTGTCAGTGCCAGGTATAGGTGTTGCCAATCTTGCGCCAGACACCAATTTTGCTGCTTGGTTCGACAGGATATTTCTATCTGGCCATATGTGGAAACTGAGCAACACTTGGGACCCAGAGGGCTTGCTCAGTACAGTGCCTGCAATTGGTACAGGCTTATTGGGTGTTTTTACAGGCAAATTGTTGTTTGGTACGGCTGATCAGACAGCTGGTCTGACGAAGGTGTTTGTACTGGCCAATGTACTTATTGCGATGGCACTTGCCTGGGATTTGGTCTTTCCAATCAATAAAAGCCTGTGGACGAGTTCGTTTGCGCTCTATACTGGAGGTGTAGCGATGAATTTTTATGCAGTGATGTACTGGCTATTAGATATACAGAAGTATCGTTCATGCTATACCTTTCCATTCGAGGTTTTTGGTTCTAATGCTATCACGGCTTATGCACTATCAGGTATTTTGGCGACTATATTTGGTTTGATTTCCATAGGAGAGCATTCTTTGCAGGAATGGATATACACAGGAATGGTCAGCATATTCGGTGATTTTTATTTTGCGTCTCTGGTCTATGCGTTTGGTTTTGTGGTGATTTGCTATCTCCCTGTACTCCTTTTATATAAGAGGAATATTTTCATCAAGGTGTAA
- the nagB gene encoding glucosamine-6-phosphate deaminase — protein sequence MSITMVKETARGSKSISRKAWSAMEATKFEKIHTEVFEGSDEASLVIAQEIADLIRSREAKNEKCILGLATGSSPIRVYAELVRMHKKEGLSFQNVVSFNLDEYYGLDKTDNQSYIHFMHYHLFDHVDILPENINVPSGKIAFEHIAEYCTQYEEKIESYGGLDFQLLGIGRTGHIGFNEPGSKISSTTRMITLDYLTRQDNAFAFNSKADVPRKAVTMGVGTILKAKRIVIMAYGMKKAEIVKKTVEGEMSTDVPATFLQTHGDVTFVMDENAAKDLTRFETPWIVGDCEWTKDLKRKAVVWLSQKLNKPILKLADRDYNDNGMSEILGEGGAYEVNIKMFNHFQHTITGWPGGKPNADDTNRPERANPDKKRIIIFSPHPDDDVISMGGTFLRLVDQGHEVHVAYQTSGNIAVADHEALRFTEFAKELYEYAAGQKADPKVFDKIFKDINDKANQEVTPVDVRKVKGLIRRGEAISACRYYGIPDSQVHYLDLPFYETGKVEKNPLGKADVQIVKNLIDEIKPHQIYAAGDLADPHGTHEVCLKGIFAALEDLKKQKYMKDCWVWLYRGAWHEYPIDEIEMAVPISPEELLKKRMAIFRHQSQKDGVVFQGDDSREFWQRSEDRNKETAEMYDQLGLAEYEAIEGFRRYHFL from the coding sequence ATGAGTATTACAATGGTAAAAGAAACCGCAAGAGGATCGAAGAGTATCAGCCGAAAAGCATGGAGTGCGATGGAAGCTACCAAATTCGAGAAAATACATACAGAGGTATTCGAAGGGTCTGACGAAGCCTCACTTGTCATAGCGCAAGAAATTGCCGATTTGATCAGGAGTAGGGAGGCAAAAAATGAAAAGTGCATTTTGGGCTTAGCTACTGGGTCGTCTCCGATTCGGGTCTATGCCGAGCTGGTACGTATGCATAAGAAAGAAGGATTAAGTTTTCAGAATGTAGTGTCATTCAATCTAGATGAGTACTATGGACTAGACAAGACAGACAATCAAAGCTATATCCATTTCATGCATTATCATTTGTTCGATCATGTAGATATCCTTCCGGAAAACATCAATGTACCAAGTGGTAAGATCGCCTTTGAGCACATAGCTGAATACTGCACACAGTACGAAGAAAAAATTGAAAGCTATGGCGGCCTCGATTTTCAACTTCTTGGTATCGGGCGTACAGGCCATATTGGGTTCAACGAACCAGGCTCCAAAATTAGCTCAACCACGCGAATGATCACTTTGGATTATCTCACCCGTCAAGACAATGCCTTTGCTTTTAATAGCAAAGCAGATGTACCACGCAAAGCCGTGACGATGGGTGTGGGAACAATCCTAAAAGCCAAAAGAATCGTGATCATGGCTTATGGAATGAAGAAAGCCGAGATCGTAAAGAAAACTGTAGAAGGAGAAATGTCTACCGACGTACCTGCTACATTTTTGCAGACACATGGCGATGTTACTTTTGTGATGGATGAAAATGCAGCTAAGGATTTGACACGCTTCGAAACGCCATGGATCGTAGGGGACTGCGAATGGACAAAGGACCTAAAAAGAAAAGCAGTGGTTTGGCTGAGCCAAAAACTAAACAAACCCATACTGAAGTTGGCTGATCGTGACTACAACGACAACGGCATGTCTGAAATACTAGGAGAGGGTGGAGCCTATGAGGTAAACATTAAAATGTTTAATCATTTTCAGCACACGATCACGGGATGGCCTGGAGGCAAACCAAATGCGGATGACACCAATCGTCCTGAAAGAGCTAATCCAGATAAGAAAAGAATTATCATTTTTAGTCCACATCCAGACGATGACGTGATCTCTATGGGAGGTACTTTTTTGCGCTTGGTAGACCAAGGACACGAAGTACATGTGGCTTATCAGACGTCGGGTAATATTGCCGTAGCAGATCATGAAGCACTGAGGTTTACGGAATTTGCCAAAGAACTGTACGAATACGCTGCAGGACAAAAGGCAGACCCCAAGGTGTTTGACAAGATATTTAAAGACATCAATGACAAGGCAAATCAAGAGGTAACGCCAGTAGATGTACGAAAAGTAAAAGGCTTGATCAGACGAGGCGAAGCAATCAGCGCTTGTAGATACTATGGCATACCAGATAGTCAGGTACATTACCTAGACTTGCCTTTCTACGAAACGGGAAAAGTGGAGAAAAACCCGCTTGGCAAAGCCGATGTACAGATTGTCAAAAATTTGATCGACGAGATTAAACCCCATCAAATCTACGCAGCTGGCGACTTGGCAGATCCGCATGGCACACATGAAGTATGTCTCAAAGGCATCTTTGCAGCATTAGAAGATCTGAAAAAACAGAAGTATATGAAAGACTGCTGGGTATGGCTATACAGAGGCGCTTGGCACGAATACCCGATCGATGAGATCGAAATGGCTGTGCCTATTAGTCCAGAAGAGCTACTCAAAAAACGTATGGCTATTTTTCGTCACCAGTCGCAGAAGGATGGTGTAGTATTTCAGGGCGACGACAGTAGGGAATTTTGGCAGCGCTCAGAGGATCGCAATAAAGAAACTGCCGAAATGTACGACCAGCTCGGGCTAGCCGAATACGAAGCAATAGAAGGGTTCAGAAGATATCACTTTCTATAA